The region CCAGGCACAACCCGTGGGCCCCAGCCCCATCGTCTGCATGCAGCCCGTCCGTCTGTTGAGGCCGCATGCAAGCAATGTGGGAATCACCGTGTTTTTCTCCCTTTTAATTCATTAATTTTATTGaattaattattaaaaaaaatgcGCGCATCACCTTTTGCTTGCTTGCAGCCGGAAAATAATAATGCATGCATCAGCGCAGCAGCCAGTGGCCACCTTTGCTTACAGCAGCAGAGCAGAGGCCAAACTCGCCATCAAGTTTGGTGTACTGTATCCGCACACACGCCTCACCAAATGCGGCTCACGCCAAGATCGCTTCGGCGTACAGTTAATGCGCTCACGGATGAATCGCTGGATATCTCAGTCCAGGATGGGTGCATTTACTTCCAGATAGCAATGGGGTTATGGGTGTGGCTACTCCCAGAAGCGCACCTTTTTTTTTTCTGAATGTGTGTAGATATCTGCTATCTGTCATAGATTAGGCCGCAAAGAGGACTGGATTCGCGGTGTTTTGATAGGGATCGTCTTTTTTGTTGTTGTGCCAAACCTTAATGGAGTAGCAGCATTCAGCATTCCACCATCTGAGAGTCTGCTacttcctctctttttttttcccTCTAGGGATGTTGAGATTTCAGAAGAATTTTCTGTTCCAAAATTTCTAATGCGTTTTCAACACTTGTATGTAGGTCACACTTGAATTGCTGGTGAAGAGGTGAACAGCATCTGACATGCTATTGCTGCAGAACAATCTGTAGAAGGACACCCCTTTACCCTTTCGATAATGCAAGGGCAGAGGAATTCTGTCGAACAGCTAGCTGACGTCTTCGGGTTTGATCATGGGTCTGGTTCAGGCAACCCTGTCATGGACCAGCAGGCGTACTGGAACAACATGCTTGGAGCAGCAGACTCGCAGAACCTCCAAGGTTATGAGATGAACCGCGGCGACGGGGCCATTCCGTATGGAAGCGAGGCACATCAAGATGGCCAGTTCTTAGGCTTTTGGGGGTCAGGTGAAGCTAGTTCAAGCGGCAATGCGCTGAACTATGGGAGCTCTAACGCGATCAAAGCTGAGCATCTGAACATTGGTGGTGGTTTGAGGATTGGCGAGAGGCGCCTGGCTGCTGAACACAACCTTTCTCTGGATAATGTGGACATAAGCCTTAATAATGCCAGTAGCCATGATCTATTCGGTCAGAGTTCAAATGCCAACAGCGCCTCTCAAGGCTCACAGCAACATGCTGGCAGTTCCCGTGCTGATGCCACCGCCCAGGCCACGGAGCTAAGATTGCATCCTTACAGAGCTTTCGTTTTAGACGACGAGCAGCCAGAGCCGTTCCCTTCTATGAATGCTTTCCAAAATCCTTTGGGTAATTTTCCCCTGATGCCAGAGGACATGGATCAAAGACCAGGCAGTTCCCTGGATGGTCGTCGTTTAGCTTGCAAGAGGAAAAACATTGAGGGTGTCCATGGGCAATTTTCAGCAGGTGCTAGCACAAGTTTTTCCCACAGAAACGATAATGCCTTCCATGGTATTCCTTCTTCAAGTTTCAATCCAGCTCCTGGTCCAAATGTATCCTCTCATAACTTTTTGTTAGCTCCAAGTTCCATTGAGGAACAACTCTCGCATTATGGAGCTGCTACAGGAATGCCATCTAGTAGCTACAATCATCCCAGTGGAGGCaataataattcaggaaattcagaGAGAAGTTTTCGGGCAAGAACTGCCACCGCTCAGCAGGTTAGCCCCTATGGTGTATGGCCCTCTTCAGGTTCTATCAGGCAACCTGGTTCATGGTATCACCAGGCACCTGCTTTTCAGCGCGCATTTGATGAACTAGAAGAGTCTATGCCTGTGGTCAGTGGAATCAACTTGCAATACCAGCATCCTGGAAATGTAGTCCCTGGTATTCCACAAACCGCACACCGTTTCACTGGCCATGGAGCTTCATCATCAAGAGCTGGCAGTTTGGACAACATAATTCTTGGTAGAGAGGAAGTTACTGGGAGGAATCTTGTAGCTCCCAGCTACCCTAATGCATCAGCCCCTCTTGCTGCAGTAGACATGAGACATTTGGTGCCAGAATTGTCTAACTGGAATTCTGACAATCCTGGTGCTACCATCCCTGGAAATGTGTCTTCTGTATCAAGAGCTAATGCCAGTTCAACGATTAGTCGACCAGCAGGCTCAACATCTCTCGCTCATCAGAACCTGCATCGACGGCATCCTAGAAATTTATCAGAGGTAACTTTCCTCTGTCACGTGTTCATAAGTTTAGTTTTCCACCTTCATTCCTCTTTCTATTAGCTTGATGGAATTTTACTTTTCATTATAGGAGATAGGCCGTCTATCTGGAGCGCTTCGTGGTCCTCAGCACCCGCGCTTAAGGTCAGGGTTTCTATTGGAACGTCAAGGTGATGGTGTTTGGGGTGTTCCATTACCGATGAGGAATAGTAGGGAGGGAAGAAGATTAATGGAGGTGAGTTGACTGACTTTATGTCCCCTTTGATGTGCTTATATTATGATATACCACTGTATTACCATGAAACTGATCGCTTTATCCATGTGCATACTCTCTGTATTCTGTCTCTAGTTACTAGTTATACTAGAGATAACTAGTCAGCAGTTCCTGGATAGCATATATTTCATTGCTACACAGCTTTACTTCTAAAATCAGCAGCAATCTTCTGCCACTATATGGTATTGACCTTTTTACTTGTTACCAGATACGGAATGCACTAGAAATGATTCAGAGAGGGGAGAATGTCAGATTTGAGGTCAGTAATAGCACTTGTCGAATGAGCTTCATACCTATtttttattattgttattattattatcattGTTTTTAAGGNNNNNNNNNNNNNNNNNNNNNNNNNNNNNNNNNNNNNNNNNNNNNNNNNNNNNNNNNNNNNNNNNNNNNNNNNNNNNNNNNNNNNNNNNNNNNNNNNNNNNNNNNNNNNNNNNNNNNNNNNNNNNNNNNNNNNNNNNNNNNNNNNNNNNNNNNNNNNNNNNNNNNNNNNNNNCCTTACAAATATGCCCGCCTTAGGCGCTTAGGCGTCGCCTAGGCGATAAGGCGCCCCCCCCAGCGCCTTAGGtcgccttaccgccttaaaaactatgattattattgttcTGTAAACAAAACCAAAATCTACTTAATAGTAGATGGATACTTGACTCCGGTTTTTGTCTGCTTACTTACTGACCTTACTTGCATTGCCCCATCATGGCCTGTTAACTTGTAACACACTAGTTGTTTGACAGAAGAACATTTAGTATAGATGGGTTTTATGTTGCTAGATTTTGGATCTGGAACCATGTAActagtagtacaaaacacatgcatTGTGAACCTATAGTTAAGCAGGATTAAAACAGACAGATGGACCTACCATCCTTAAAATGGGAGGCTAGTCAGCACTCAGCAGTCAGAGCGTTCCTCTAGAACTACTATACATCAAGTAGCACAAGCCTAGTTCTGATTTTAATTTTTGAATAAAGAATAGCCAGCACATCACATGCTAGAATAGGAGATCTTATCCTAAGATGATAGGTTCCTGAATGTCTCCCTTTTCATATATACATGAATGTACAATGCAGAGTGAACATTACTTAACTCGTATAAAAATCTAGTATTTGTTGCCCTTTAATTTTTGTTTTTGCTGATATTTGTGGGGATTTACTTTGTTTCCATACCTGTCCGTTCTTGAAGCAGTCTATTTTCTATGGCGGTGTCGAGATTCATGATAGACACAGGGATATGCGTCTTGACATAGACAATATGTCTTATGAGGTCAGTGTTATTTAGTGAGGCGTTACCTTAATCTTCATCCAAGCTAAAATGTATTCAAGATATCCGTTCTCTACTCATCTTTCAGGAACTATTAGCACTGGAGGAAAGAATAGGAAATGTTAGCACTGGGCTCACCGAGAACGATGTGATGAAGCTCCTGAAGCAAAGGAAATTCTCGTCATGGAGATTATCATCTATGGAATGTGAGCCATGTTGTATTTGTCAGGTATCAGTGTTCTGCACTCTTTTACATTTCGAAGCTTTTGCACTCTGTTCTTTTGCTTGATTATTAGCTTGGAAACATCAAGCTTCTTCAGTTGTGTTATATAAGCATGTACACTCAATTTTGAATCCAAATAGGTCGTATCAGTTAAACTGAGTGTCTTTGGGTCAAGAAGACATGTAAAATTGGCAGTGCATACTTGCATCTCTTTTGGTATACCTTAGACTTGTTTGCTGCTTACATATATTTTTTACGCTGCAACGGCGGGTTTATGCCTGCCTAGCAGTTTTATTGAATACCGAGTAACAGTTACAACCAAAGCGGCAGGGGTTATAAGAGAAGCAGGGGTGTAGGGGGTAAAATTCAGTCTTTTACAGGGGCTACATTCTTGCTGCTAGATGGAACAAAATGGACTCCAGTCCCAGATGAGGGGTTGCTTGAGCTCGTTTACGCATCGATTATTCCAGAGCATGAGATCAGCTGCGCAGGGGCGGAGTGGCAGGTGGAGACCTTGGTGTTCATCTTGGAAAACTTTGGCGTTACGTCATTTCCATATGTTCCATAGAATAGCGATTATTACCGTGGATATTGGACATCGAATCTACCCAGCAGGTTGAGTCTGGGGGCACTTAGGTTGTTGAGTTCTTCCCAGAGCTGGCCGATGTGCACACAGGAGAAGAACATGTGGTTGATAGATTCAGTCAAAGGGCAGAAGGGGCATCTGTCGGATGCAGCGATCCTCCTCCAAAACCGTCGCTCATTTTtatatagcctgtccttgctagcaAGCCAGAGGAATAATCTTCACTTGTTTGGTGCAGTTCCTCCAAGTTGCTGTAGCAGTTTGGACCGCCGGTTTGTTCACCCATGCTGCACCGTACGCCGAGCTTGTAGATAGTGTTTTTCCTTTGATCCTGCTGACTCTCCTGTCAGTAACCTGTTCATTGAAGGAAAACGTGGCAGCAATATCCCGTATGGAGATCAGTTCGCACTCAGCAGCGTAGGATAGATGAGGTGTGAGAGCGAGGTTTAGCAGCGGTAGGGAGGGCACTTTGGCAACAGATGCATTAGGCTTAGTGGTATGAGAAAATAGAGCGGGAAACTGAGCGGCCAGGATGGTAGTATGGTGGGAATCCAAAGATGAAGCCAGAAAGCTTTGGA is a window of Triticum dicoccoides isolate Atlit2015 ecotype Zavitan chromosome 2B, WEW_v2.0, whole genome shotgun sequence DNA encoding:
- the LOC119366076 gene encoding probable E3 ubiquitin-protein ligase HIP1 isoform X1, whose product is MQGQRNSVEQLADVFGFDHGSGSGNPVMDQQAYWNNMLGAADSQNLQGYEMNRGDGAIPYGSEAHQDGQFLGFWGSGEASSSGNALNYGSSNAIKAEHLNIGGGLRIGERRLAAEHNLSLDNVDISLNNASSHDLFGQSSNANSASQGSQQHAGSSRADATAQATELRLHPYRAFVLDDEQPEPFPSMNAFQNPLGNFPLMPEDMDQRPGSSLDGRRLACKRKNIEGVHGQFSAGASTSFSHRNDNAFHGIPSSSFNPAPGPNVSSHNFLLAPSSIEEQLSHYGAATGMPSSSYNHPSGGNNNSGNSERSFRARTATAQQVSPYGVWPSSGSIRQPGSWYHQAPAFQRAFDELEESMPVVSGINLQYQHPGNVVPGIPQTAHRFTGHGASSSRAGSLDNIILGREEVTGRNLVAPSYPNASAPLAAVDMRHLVPELSNWNSDNPGATIPGNVSSVSRANASSTISRPAGSTSLAHQNLHRRHPRNLSEEIGRLSGALRGPQHPRLRSGFLLERQGDGVWGVPLPMRNSREGRRLMEIRNALEMIQRGENVRFEQSIFYGGVEIHDRHRDMRLDIDNMSYEELLALEERIGNVSTGLTENDVMKLLKQRKFSSWRLSSMECEPCCICQEEYVDGDDLGTLHCGHDFHASCIRQWLVVKNLCPICKNTALKT
- the LOC119366076 gene encoding probable E3 ubiquitin-protein ligase HIP1 isoform X2, whose protein sequence is MQGQRNSVEQLADVFGFDHGSGSGNPVMDQQAYWNNMLGAADSQNLQGYEMNRGDGAIPYGSEAHQDGQFLGFWGSGEASSSGNALNYGSSNAIKAEHLNIGGGLRIGERRLAAEHNLSLDNVDISLNNASSHDLFGQSSNANSASQGSQQHAGSSRADATAQATELRLHPYRAFVLDDEQPEPFPSMNAFQNPLGNFPLMPEDMDQRPGSSLDGRRLACKRKNIEGVHGQFSAGASTSFSHRNDNAFHGIPSSSFNPAPGPNVSSHNFLLAPSSIEEQLSHYGAATGMPSSSYNHPSGGNNNSGNSERSFRARTATAQQVSPYGVWPSSGSIRQPGSWYHQAPAFQRAFDELEESMPVVSGINLQYQHPGNVVPGIPQTAHRFTGHGASSSRAGSLDNIILGREEVTGRNLVAPSYPNASAPLAAVDMRHLVPELSNWNSDNPGATIPGNVSSVSRANASSTISRPAGSTSLAHQNLHRRHPRNLSEEIGRLSGALRGPQHPRLRSGFLLERQGDGVWGVPLPMRNSREGRRLMEIRNALEMIQRGENVRFESIFYGGVEIHDRHRDMRLDIDNMSYEELLALEERIGNVSTGLTENDVMKLLKQRKFSSWRLSSMECEPCCICQEEYVDGDDLGTLHCGHDFHASCIRQWLVVKNLCPICKNTALKT